The following is a genomic window from Shewanella avicenniae.
TCCGGTCCGCTTTAACGGGCCAGCCGCCGGCACGCTGGTGCGCATTACCCACGGCGAACAGCATCAATTTATCGGCGTGGGATCTATGACCGACGATGGTCAACTTGCACCAAAACGTTTAATTGTAATGCCTGAAAAAACTGATATCTAAGCTTGCGGTAGAGAGTCAGTCACGCTATTATGCGCAACCTTCGGCTGAGTTAGTGATCGGCTGGAGTTTAATTTAGTTTATTTTTGGAGAAACTCATGTCACTAAGTACTGAACAAAAAGCAGAAATTCTGGCGAAATTTGGCCGCGGCGAAGCCGACACTGGCTCACCAGAAGTTCAAGTTGCCCTGCTGACTGCACAGATCAACCATCTGCAAGGTCACTTTAAAGAGCACAAAAAAGATCACCACTCACGTCGTGGTCTGCTGCGTATGGTAAGCGCACGTCGTAAACTGTTGGCTTATCTGAGCAAGAAAGACAACGCACGTTACGTTGCTCTGATCCAAGAACTGGGTCTGCGTCGCTAATAGCGATTCGGCACAAAAAAGGAGGCTTATGCCTCCTTTTTTGTTGGCCAAAATTTATG
Proteins encoded in this region:
- the rpsO gene encoding 30S ribosomal protein S15 is translated as MSLSTEQKAEILAKFGRGEADTGSPEVQVALLTAQINHLQGHFKEHKKDHHSRRGLLRMVSARRKLLAYLSKKDNARYVALIQELGLRR